A genomic segment from Solenopsis invicta isolate M01_SB chromosome 5, UNIL_Sinv_3.0, whole genome shotgun sequence encodes:
- the LOC105195351 gene encoding odorant receptor 43a yields MSNIRDKSTTLHNSSYEQDIRYAFKVNNWILGSIGLWPVVKRGIGQHVPKIAIAFWNFALSFAIVPCALHIVYDQKDVIKRLKLGGLLTFCLTVMAKYCILVIRCPRIHRCIEHVKNDWWQVTFRSDRELMLKYANTGRNLTIIGVSLMYGAGIIYHFVLPFCSEHKIANQTIRPLVYPIYSKFSQSQISPVYEIVYMAHCMCGYTLYSVTAGTCGLAALFATHACGQIQILISRLEDLLTGKRFKQNPNVHRRIAVIVQNHVQIIRFAATVEEVLQEACLIEFTSSICTICILEFLCIVDWKANDTVSLATYLLLFVSFCFNVYILCYIGELLMDKSSQIGSICYMINWYQLSSKSARSLVLILAMSSHPIKISAGRMVDLSLMTFGNVLKTSVAYMSFLRTLVM; encoded by the exons ATGTCCAATATACGCGATAAGTCTACGACGTTGCATAACTCCAGTTACGAGCAAGACATTCGATATGCCTTCAAGGTGAACAATTGGATTCTGGGCTCGATCGGTCTTTGGCCAGTCGTGAAACGAGGTATTGGACAGCACGTGCCCAAGATTGCGATCGCATTTTGGAATTTCGCGTTAAGCTTCGCGATAGTGCCCTGCGCTCTGCATATCGTTTATGATCAAAAAGATGTCATCAAAAGGTTGAAGTTAGGCGGCCTGTTGACCTTTTGCCTCACTGTGATGGCGAAGTATTGCATCCTCGTGATACGTTGCCCTAGGATACATCGTTGCATCGAACACGTAAAGAATGATTGGTGGCAG GTAACATTCAGGTCCGATCGCGAGTTGATGCTAAAGTACGCTAACACCGGTCGCAATCTGACTATAATTGGCGTGTCTCTCATGTACGGTGCTggcattatttatcattttgttcTGCCATTCTGTTCCGAGCACAAAATCGCCAATCAAACTATCAGACCGCTCGTCTATCCAATCTACAGTAAATTTAGCCAGTCACAAATTAGCCCAGTATACGAAATCGTGTATATGGCTCATTGCATGTGTGGATACACATTATATTCAGTGACAGCCGGTACCTGCGGTTTGGCCGCTTTGTTTGCCACTCATGCGTGTGGCCAAATCCAAATACTTATTTCACGACTAGAAGATCTATTAACTGGCAAAAGATTCAAACAAAACCCGAACGTTCATCGTCGAATCGCGGTTATCGTACAAAATCACGTACAAATAATAAG GTTTGCGGCCACGGTGGAGGAAGTTTTGCAAGAAGCGTGTTTAATAGAGTTCACTAGTTCCATATGCACAATATGTATACTCGAATTCCTCTGTATAGTG gATTGGAAGGCGAACGATACAGTTAGTCTAGCGACTTATCTTTTGCTATTTGTGTCATTTTGCTTCAATGTTTACATCCTATGCTATATCGGCGAACTTCTCATGGACAAG AGCAGTCAAATTGGATCGATATGCTACATGATCAATTGGTATCAATTATCGTCAAAATCAGCTCGCAGTCTTGTACTGATACTCGCGATGTCTAGCCATCCCATAAAAATCAGTGCTGGTAGAATGGTAGACTTATCATTAATGACTTTCGGAAAT gtacTAAAAACTAGCGTAGCGTATATGAGCTTCCTACGAACGTTAGTTATGTAA
- the LOC105195352 gene encoding odorant receptor 13a isoform X2: MPRVHLVQSSVEPVIANMENSQNERVVSSNASYQQNIRYIFKPGNWILGSIGIWPIYGIGRHASKIAIVLCNFALAFAIIPCVLHMIYDQKDLNIKLKLFGLLGFCTTAMMKYCVLVIRRPKIMRCIEHVKNDWWQAQASPIYEIVYLAHCVCGYTMYSVTTGSCGLAAIFATHVCGQIEVIISRLEDLSHGKNFEQLPNVNQRIALIVKSHVRILRFSAAVEEILQEVCLLEFASSIFTMCLPEYYCIVDWQESDTVGLTTYFLLFVSFCFNMYILCYIGEQLVAKSSQIGTRCFMIRWYQLPAKSMRSLILVIAMSSHPIKISAGRMIDLSLATFGNVLKTSLAYLSLLRTLVV; this comes from the exons ATGCCGCGCGTCCACCTCGTGCAGTCTTCAGTGGAACCTGTCATTGCGAACATGGAAAACTCACAGAACGAGCGTGTGGTGTCATCGAACGCGAGTTACCAGCAAAATATACGATACATCTTCAAGCCCGGTAACTGGATCCTCGGCTCAATCGGCATCTGGCCTATCTATGGAATCGGACGACATGCGTCAAAAATCGCGATCGTGCTGTGTAATTTTGCGTTAGCCTTTGCAATAATACCTTGCGTTCTGCATATGATCTACGACCAGAAGGACCTCAATATAAAACTGAAGCTCTTCGGATTGCTGGGCTTTTGTACCACTGCAATGATGAAGTATTGCGTTCTCGTGATACGTCGACCCAAGATAATGCGTTGCATCGAGCACGTGAAGAATGACTGGTGGCAG GCGCAGGCAAGCCCGATATACGAAATAGTATATCTAGCCCATTGCGTGTGCGGATACACTATGTATTCTGTTACGACTGGATCGTGCGGATTGGCAGCGATATTCGCCACTCATGTATGTGGCCAGATCGAGGTGATCATATCTCGACTCGAAGATCTTTCGCATGGCAAAAACTTTGAACAACTGCCGAATGTCAATCAACGAATCGCTCTCATCGTGAAAAGTCACGTTCGAATATTGAG ATTTTCTGCTGCTGTTGAAGAAATTCTACAAGAAGTGTGTTTATTGGAATTCGCCAGTTCTATATTCACAATGTGTTTGCCCGAATATTACTGCATAGTG GACTGGCAAGAAAGCGACACAGTAGGATTAACGACTTATTTTCTGCTCTTTGTTTCATTCTGcttcaatatgtatatattatgttaCATTGGAGAACAACTCGTAGCAAAG AGCAGTCAGATCGGTACGAGATGTTTCATGATTCGTTGGTACCAGCTGCCGGCAAAGTCAATGCGTAGTCTAATTTTAGTGATCGCAATGTCCAGTCATCCTATAAAGATCAGCGCCGGCAGAATGATAGATTTATCACTGGCGACATTCGGAAAT gtaCTCAAAACAAGTTTGGCATACCTGAGTCTTCTTCGAACGTTAGTAGTGTGA
- the LOC105195350 gene encoding LOW QUALITY PROTEIN: odorant receptor 4 (The sequence of the model RefSeq protein was modified relative to this genomic sequence to represent the inferred CDS: deleted 2 bases in 1 codon): MPRVHLVQSSVEPVIANMENSQNERVMSSNASYQQNIRYIFKPGNWILGSIGIWPIYGIGRHASKIAIVLCNFALAFAIIPCVLHMIYDQKDLNIKLKLFGLLGFCTTAMMKYCILVRRPKIRRPKIMHCIEHVKNDWWQAKFSSDRELMLKYATTGCRLSMISATSMYIAGFIFHLVLPFCIEHKVDNQTIRPLVYPTYSKFFKAQASPIYEIVYLAHCVCGYTMYSITTGSCGLAAVFVTHACGQIQVIVSRLEALLNGENPNIHQRIAVIVKDHVRIMRFAGVVEEILQEVCLVEFSSSVCTICLLEYYCIVDWQDDNRLSLANYFLLFVSFCFNIYMLCYIGELLIEKSSQIGSMCYMINWYQLSPRSVRSLILIIAMSSHPIKLSAGRMVDLSLTTFGTVLKTSVAYLSFLRTLVM, translated from the exons ATGCCGCGCGTCCACCTCGTGCAGTCTTCAGTGGAACCTGTCATTGCGAACATGGAAAACTCACAGAACGAACGTGTGATGTCATCGAACGCGAGTTACCAGCAAAATATACGATACATCTTCAAGCCCGGTAACTGGATCCTCGGCTCAATCGGCATCTGGCCTATCTATGGAATCGGACGACATGCGTCAAAAATCGCGATCGTGCTGTGTAATTTTGCGTTAGCCTTTGCAATAATACCTTGCGTTCTGCATATGATCTACGACCAGAAGGACCTCAACATCAAACTGAAGCTCTTCGGATTGCTCGGCTTCTGTACTACTGCAATGATGAAGTATTGCATTCTCGTA CGTCGACCCAAGATACGTCGACCCAAGATAATGCATTGCATCGAGCACGTGAAGAATGACTGGTGGCAG GCGAAATTCAGCTCCGATCGCGAATTGATGCTGAAATACGCCACTACCGGCTGTAGACTATCCATGATCAGCGCGACTTCCATGTACATCGCCGGCTTCATTTTTCATCTGGTTCTACCATTTTGCATTGAGCACAAGGTTGACAATCAAACCATTCGACCACTCGTGTATCCGACTTACAGTAAGTTTTTCAAGGCGCAGGCGAGCCCGATATACGAAATAGTATATCTAGCCCATTGCGTATGCGGATACACTATGTATTCTATTACGACTGGATCGTGCGGATTGGCCGCTGTGTTCGTCACTCATGCGTGCGGTCAGATCCAAGTGATTGTATCGCGATTGGAAGCTCTCTTAAATGGCGAAAATCCGAACATTCATCAACGAATCGCTGTCATCGTGAAGGATCACGTCCGCATAATGAG GTTTGCAGGCGTGGTGGAGGAAATTTTACAAGAAGTATGTTTAGTGGAGTTCTCTAGCTCTGTATGCACGATATGTCTACTCGAATACTACTGTATAGTG GATTGGCAAGACGACAATAGGCTTAGCTTAGCAAATTACTTTTTACTCTTTGTTTCATTCTgctttaatatatacatgttaTGCTATATTGGCGAGCTTCTCATAGAAAAG AGCAGTCAAATTGGATCGATGTGCTATATGATCAATTGGTATCAATTATCGCCAAGATCAGTTCGTAGTCTTATATTGATAATCGCTATGTCCAGCCATCCCATAAAACTTAGTGCTGGCAGAATGGTAGATTTGTCATTAACAACTTTTGGAACT gTACTGAAAACTAGCGTGGCATATCTGAGCTTCCTACGGACATTAGTTATGTAA
- the LOC105195352 gene encoding odorant receptor 85b isoform X1 yields the protein MPRVHLVQSSVEPVIANMENSQNERVVSSNASYQQNIRYIFKPGNWILGSIGIWPIYGIGRHASKIAIVLCNFALAFAIIPCVLHMIYDQKDLNIKLKLFGLLGFCTTAMMKYCVLVIRRPKIMRCIEHVKNDWWQAKFSSDRELMLKYATTGRRLSMISATSMYFAGFIFHLVLPFCIEHKVDNQTIRPLVYPTYSKFFKAQASPIYEIVYLAHCVCGYTMYSVTTGSCGLAAIFATHVCGQIEVIISRLEDLSHGKNFEQLPNVNQRIALIVKSHVRILRFSAAVEEILQEVCLLEFASSIFTMCLPEYYCIVDWQESDTVGLTTYFLLFVSFCFNMYILCYIGEQLVAKSSQIGTRCFMIRWYQLPAKSMRSLILVIAMSSHPIKISAGRMIDLSLATFGNVLKTSLAYLSLLRTLVV from the exons ATGCCGCGCGTCCACCTCGTGCAGTCTTCAGTGGAACCTGTCATTGCGAACATGGAAAACTCACAGAACGAGCGTGTGGTGTCATCGAACGCGAGTTACCAGCAAAATATACGATACATCTTCAAGCCCGGTAACTGGATCCTCGGCTCAATCGGCATCTGGCCTATCTATGGAATCGGACGACATGCGTCAAAAATCGCGATCGTGCTGTGTAATTTTGCGTTAGCCTTTGCAATAATACCTTGCGTTCTGCATATGATCTACGACCAGAAGGACCTCAATATAAAACTGAAGCTCTTCGGATTGCTGGGCTTTTGTACCACTGCAATGATGAAGTATTGCGTTCTCGTGATACGTCGACCCAAGATAATGCGTTGCATCGAGCACGTGAAGAATGACTGGTGGCAG GCGAAATTCAGCTCCGATCGCGAATTGATGCTGAAATACGCCACTACCGGCCGTAGACTATCTATGATCAGCGCGACTTCCATGTATTTCGCCGGCTTCATTTTTCATCTGGTTCTACCATTTTGCATTGAGCACAAGGTTGACAATCAAACCATTCGACCACTCGTGTATCCAACTTACAGTAAGTTTTTCAAGGCGCAGGCAAGCCCGATATACGAAATAGTATATCTAGCCCATTGCGTGTGCGGATACACTATGTATTCTGTTACGACTGGATCGTGCGGATTGGCAGCGATATTCGCCACTCATGTATGTGGCCAGATCGAGGTGATCATATCTCGACTCGAAGATCTTTCGCATGGCAAAAACTTTGAACAACTGCCGAATGTCAATCAACGAATCGCTCTCATCGTGAAAAGTCACGTTCGAATATTGAG ATTTTCTGCTGCTGTTGAAGAAATTCTACAAGAAGTGTGTTTATTGGAATTCGCCAGTTCTATATTCACAATGTGTTTGCCCGAATATTACTGCATAGTG GACTGGCAAGAAAGCGACACAGTAGGATTAACGACTTATTTTCTGCTCTTTGTTTCATTCTGcttcaatatgtatatattatgttaCATTGGAGAACAACTCGTAGCAAAG AGCAGTCAGATCGGTACGAGATGTTTCATGATTCGTTGGTACCAGCTGCCGGCAAAGTCAATGCGTAGTCTAATTTTAGTGATCGCAATGTCCAGTCATCCTATAAAGATCAGCGCCGGCAGAATGATAGATTTATCACTGGCGACATTCGGAAAT gtaCTCAAAACAAGTTTGGCATACCTGAGTCTTCTTCGAACGTTAGTAGTGTGA
- the LOC113003067 gene encoding uncharacterized protein LOC113003067 isoform X2 encodes MSNIRDKSTTLHNSSYEQDIRYAFKVNNWILGSIGLWPVVIRGIGQHVPKIAIAFWNFALSFAIMPCVLHIVYDQKDTITRLKIGGLLTFCLTVKAKYCILVIRCPRIHRCIEHVKNDWWQVTFRSDRELMLKYANTGRNLTIIGVSLMYGAGIIYNIILPFCSEHKIGNQTIRPLIYPIYSKFSQLQISPVYEIVYMAHCMCGYTLCTVTAGACGLAALFVTHACGQIQILISRLEDLLTGKRFKQNPNVHRRIAVIVQNHVQIIRFAATVEEVLQEACLIEFTSSICTICILEFLCIVDWKANDTVSLATYLTLFVSFCFNVYILCYIGELLMDKSNWIDMLYDQLVSTIAKISSQSCTDTRDV; translated from the exons TCCAGTTACGAGCAAGACATTCGATATGCCTTCAAGGTGAACAATTGGATTCTGGGCTCGATCGGTCTTTGGCCAGTCGTGATACGAGGTATTGGACAGCACGTGCCCAAGATTGCGATCGCATTTTGGAATTTCGCGTTAAGCTTCGCGATAATGCCCTGCGTTCTGCATATCGTTTATGATCAAAAAGATACCATCACAAGGTTGAAGATAGGCGGCCTGTTGACCTTCTGCCTTACCGTGAAGGCGAAGTATTGCATCCTCGTGATACGTTGCCCTAGGATACATCGTTGCATCGAACACGTAAAGAATGATTGGTGGCAG GTAACATTCAGGTCCGATCGCGAGTTGATGCTAAAGTACGCTAACACCGGTCGCAATCTGACTATAATCGGCGTGTCTCTCATGTACGGTGCTggcattatttataatattattctgcCATTCTGTTCCGAGCACAAAATCGGCAATCAAACTATCAGACCGCTCATCTATCCAATCTACAGTAAATTTAGCCAGTTACAAATTAGCCCAGTATACGAAATCGTGTATATGGCTCATTGCATGTGTGGATACACACTATGTACAGTGACAGCCGGTGCTTGCGGTTTGGCCGCTTTGTTTGTTACTCATGCGTGTGGCCAAATCCAAATACTTATTTCACGACTAGAAGATCTATTAACTGGCAAAAGGTTCAAACAAAACCCGAACGTTCATCGTCGAATCGCGGTTATCGTACAAAATCACGTACAAATAATAAG GTTTGCGGCCACGGTGGAGGAAGTTTTGCAAGAAGCGTGTTTAATAGAGTTCACTAGTTCCATATGCACAATATGTATACTCGAATTCCTCTGTATAGTG gaTTGGAAGGCGAACGATACAGTTAGTCTAGCGACTTATCTTACGCTATTTGTGTCATTTTGCTTCAATGTTTACATCCTATGCTATATCGGCGAACTTCTCATGGATAAG TCAAATTGGATCGATATGCTATATGATCAATTGGTATCAACTATCGCCAAAATCAGCTCGCAGTCTTGTACTGATACTCGCGATGTCTAG
- the LOC113003067 gene encoding odorant receptor 43a-like isoform X1: protein MSNIRDKSTTLHNSSYEQDIRYAFKVNNWILGSIGLWPVVIRGIGQHVPKIAIAFWNFALSFAIMPCVLHIVYDQKDTITRLKIGGLLTFCLTVKAKYCILVIRCPRIHRCIEHVKNDWWQVTFRSDRELMLKYANTGRNLTIIGVSLMYGAGIIYNIILPFCSEHKIGNQTIRPLIYPIYSKFSQLQISPVYEIVYMAHCMCGYTLCTVTAGACGLAALFVTHACGQIQILISRLEDLLTGKRFKQNPNVHRRIAVIVQNHVQIIRFAATVEEVLQEACLIEFTSSICTICILEFLCIVDWKANDTVSLATYLTLFVSFCFNVYILCYIGELLMDKSSQIGSICYMINWYQLSPKSARSLVLILAMSSHPIKISAGRMVDLSLMTFGNVLKTSVAYMSFLRTLVM from the exons TCCAGTTACGAGCAAGACATTCGATATGCCTTCAAGGTGAACAATTGGATTCTGGGCTCGATCGGTCTTTGGCCAGTCGTGATACGAGGTATTGGACAGCACGTGCCCAAGATTGCGATCGCATTTTGGAATTTCGCGTTAAGCTTCGCGATAATGCCCTGCGTTCTGCATATCGTTTATGATCAAAAAGATACCATCACAAGGTTGAAGATAGGCGGCCTGTTGACCTTCTGCCTTACCGTGAAGGCGAAGTATTGCATCCTCGTGATACGTTGCCCTAGGATACATCGTTGCATCGAACACGTAAAGAATGATTGGTGGCAG GTAACATTCAGGTCCGATCGCGAGTTGATGCTAAAGTACGCTAACACCGGTCGCAATCTGACTATAATCGGCGTGTCTCTCATGTACGGTGCTggcattatttataatattattctgcCATTCTGTTCCGAGCACAAAATCGGCAATCAAACTATCAGACCGCTCATCTATCCAATCTACAGTAAATTTAGCCAGTTACAAATTAGCCCAGTATACGAAATCGTGTATATGGCTCATTGCATGTGTGGATACACACTATGTACAGTGACAGCCGGTGCTTGCGGTTTGGCCGCTTTGTTTGTTACTCATGCGTGTGGCCAAATCCAAATACTTATTTCACGACTAGAAGATCTATTAACTGGCAAAAGGTTCAAACAAAACCCGAACGTTCATCGTCGAATCGCGGTTATCGTACAAAATCACGTACAAATAATAAG GTTTGCGGCCACGGTGGAGGAAGTTTTGCAAGAAGCGTGTTTAATAGAGTTCACTAGTTCCATATGCACAATATGTATACTCGAATTCCTCTGTATAGTG gaTTGGAAGGCGAACGATACAGTTAGTCTAGCGACTTATCTTACGCTATTTGTGTCATTTTGCTTCAATGTTTACATCCTATGCTATATCGGCGAACTTCTCATGGATAAG AGCAGTCAAATTGGATCGATATGCTATATGATCAATTGGTATCAACTATCGCCAAAATCAGCTCGCAGTCTTGTACTGATACTCGCGATGTCTAGCCATCCTATAAAAATCAGTGCTGGTAGAATGGTAGACTTGTCATTAATGACTTTCGGAAAT gtacTAAAAACTAGCGTAGCGTATATGAGCTTCCTACGAACGTTAGTTATGTAA